A single region of the Anas platyrhynchos isolate ZD024472 breed Pekin duck chromosome 6, IASCAAS_PekinDuck_T2T, whole genome shotgun sequence genome encodes:
- the LOC113841589 gene encoding serine/threonine-protein kinase RIO2-like isoform X2, whose product MDFFFFFKYGIHQRSNVIQRCQVHHIEDPAAVYGELMDLIVKLGNHGLIHGDFNEFNLILDNDDHVTMIDFPQMISTSHPNAEWYFDRDVNCIKEFFKKRFNHESELFPSFQDIRRESSLDIEIAASGYTKEMQEDDELLFPECSDEDDHTTEEREFVEDAESNANFLSQDKENNADFICEVVSESRTSEDLLSQ is encoded by the exons atggactttttttttttttttaagtacggAATACATCAGAGGAGCAATGTGATACAGAG ATGCCAAGTACACCACATCGAAGACCCTGCTGCTGTCTACGGTGAATTAATGGATCTAATTGTAAAACTTGGCAATCATGGTTTGATTCATGGGGATTTCAATGAATTTAATCTCATACTGGATAATGATGATCATGTCACTATGATTGATTTCCCTCAGATGATATCAACATCACATCCAAATGCTGAATG gtattttgACAGGGATGTTAACTGCATTAAGGAGTTTTTTAAGAAACGCTTCAACCATGAGAGTGAGCTCTTCCCATCATTCCAAGATATCAG gagAGAGAGTTCTCTTGACATAGAGATTGCTGCCAGTGGTtatacaaaggaaatgcaggaagaTGATGAGCTGCTTTTCCCAGAGTGCTCTGATGAGGATGATCATACAACAGAGGAGAGGGAATTTGtagaagatgctgaaagtaacgccaacttcctcagccaagataaagaaaacaatgcagactTCATATGTGAAgtggtttctgaaagcagaacctCTGAAGACTTGTTATCACAGTGA
- the LOC113841589 gene encoding serine/threonine-protein kinase RIO2-like isoform X1: MGKLNVAVLRYLSGQHFRVLTAVEMGTKNHEIVPGSLVAPIASLKHGGCNKVLRELAKHKLLAYERTKTVQGYRLTNAGYDYLALRTLSSRQVVSSVGNQMGVGKESDIYIVANEDEQQFAMKLHRLGRTSFRSLKNKRDYHKHRHKMSWLYLSRLAAMKEFAYMKALYDRGFPLPKPVDYNRHAVIMELLDGYP; the protein is encoded by the exons ATGGGGAAGCTGAACGTGGCCGTGCTGCGGTACCTCAGCGGGCAGCACTTCAGGGTGCTCACCGCG GTGGAGATGGGCACGAAGAACCACGAGATCGTGCCTGGCAGCCTGGTGGCGCCCATCGCCAGCCTGAAGCACGGCGGCTGCAACAAggtgctgcgggagctggccAAGCACAAGCTCCTGGCCTACGAGCGGACCAAAA ctgtCCAGGGCTATCGGTTAACTAATGCAGGATATGATTACCTTGCCTTGAGAACTCTGTCTTCCCGGCAAGTCGTCAGTTCTGTTGGAAACCAGATGGGTGTTGGCAAAGAatcag ataTTTATATTGTTGCAAATGAAGACGAGCAGCAGTTTGCAATGAAATTGCACAGGCTTGGAAGAACTTCCTTTCGCAGCCTGAAAAATAAGCGTGACTACCATAAGCACAGGCACAAAATGTCATGGCTGTATTTATCCCGGCTAGCAGCAATGAAAGAGTTTGCCTACATGAAG GCTTTGTATGACAGAGGATTTCCTCTTCCAAAACCTGTAGACTACAACAGGCATGCAGTTATTATGGAACTCCTTGATGGCTACCCTTA A
- the LOC113841589 gene encoding serine/threonine-protein kinase RIO2-like isoform X3, which yields MGKLNVAVLRYLSGQHFRVLTAVEMGTKNHEIVPGSLVAPIASLKHGGCNKVLRELAKHKLLAYERTKTVQGYRLTNAGYDYLALRTLSSRQVVSSVGNQMGVGKESDIYIVANEDEQQFAMKLHRLGRTSFRSLKNKRDYHKHRHKMSWLYLSRLAAMKEFAYMKWT from the exons ATGGGGAAGCTGAACGTGGCCGTGCTGCGGTACCTCAGCGGGCAGCACTTCAGGGTGCTCACCGCG GTGGAGATGGGCACGAAGAACCACGAGATCGTGCCTGGCAGCCTGGTGGCGCCCATCGCCAGCCTGAAGCACGGCGGCTGCAACAAggtgctgcgggagctggccAAGCACAAGCTCCTGGCCTACGAGCGGACCAAAA ctgtCCAGGGCTATCGGTTAACTAATGCAGGATATGATTACCTTGCCTTGAGAACTCTGTCTTCCCGGCAAGTCGTCAGTTCTGTTGGAAACCAGATGGGTGTTGGCAAAGAatcag ataTTTATATTGTTGCAAATGAAGACGAGCAGCAGTTTGCAATGAAATTGCACAGGCTTGGAAGAACTTCCTTTCGCAGCCTGAAAAATAAGCGTGACTACCATAAGCACAGGCACAAAATGTCATGGCTGTATTTATCCCGGCTAGCAGCAATGAAAGAGTTTGCCTACATGAAG tggacttAA